TTCGTCCAACTCTACCTCCTAGGTTCGGTGTTCTCTACTATATGTCCGACACTGAAATTCTCAATATCATGAGTCTTCCTGATTGACAGCCTATGACAACAGTGCTTTACCCCATAGCCACTTTACCATTAGACATTCGGAAGGCAGCCAAAGCAAATCCCTTCCTGCCGCCATGATCCGCATATCGCCCTTACAGGCAAGCATTGAGGTCGCTGAAGACATAGGTGAGAGGGAAGGCTCTACACAATGCTCTGAGCCACCAGTCAAAGTAAATACACCACGGTTTGTGACAATGCCACCTCCATCAGATATAAAAGAAAGAACATTTACATAAACATCAAAAGAAATAACGTCCCCGCGACCGCCCGTCTCTGCCTTCCGGATCGGAATCGCCTTATCCTCCCAGTTGTCTTAAACCATCAGCAATTGCTTATCCATCGTGTTGAAGTATGTTTAAATGCCCTTCCCCGACAGGTTAGTCAGCTTGCGCCTGCGCAAAGCGTAAATTAAGGCGTTTATTATACACTTGCTAAGGATTTAGGTATAGACAGggccactttcttaacaCTTGTATACTAAGAAAGTgtaataataaaggaaggTGTGttatatttagctattttatttagGGTTTGAAgtactatagggtaggccGCCTTTATACTATATAGTATCGTGGAGCACTTACTTATCTGGAATAATTGGTgattatatatattaactactTTTACACTAGTTAGTACTTTTAAGTTTATTAGGTTAGTATACTAAGGAGCGGGGGCCAGGTTTCCGCAGTTATGCCGCCTTAGCCTTCtaattactaatataattCGCCCCTGAACCCCCCCTTTCTAAATCCTTCTCCGCTCTACGTCCCTCCATAGCTTAGGTTGTATTAAGCAAGGCAGCAATGCAAAGTGCCCTTGCGACTGGAGCATTCCACCATGGCATCTCCTATCCGATCCAAGGCTAGGCTTCGTACACAAACTGGATGCCTGAAATGTGAGTGAAATGTCTGTTCGCTTACTCCTCTCCCTTTATAACTCGCCGCATTCAGGTCGCAAACGCCGCAAGAAGTGCGACGAAGTCAAGCCCCAGTGCAAGGGATGCATTCGCAATGGCCTCGAGTGCACCTGGCCCACAGCCGCGGACCTGATTGCCGACCCCCGTCGAGCCCCCTTGTCATGGAAGAGTCAGCCGAGTCTCCATGAAGTATTGAGCGGCTTGTCTCTGCAACACGCCGACTATGTCGCTTTGTTGTCGCATTTTGTCGACTCAATCTGTCCACGGATAATCCGACGGGAATGTCGCCCTGAGTAATTCAATCACGAATATATGCTCCGACTGGCACATGTTTGCCCTCCTTTAATGGCAGTCATAATTGCTGTTGCTGCATTTGATAAGGAAACGCCACGCTATGACCGATTGGCTATGGAGAGTTACCAGTCTTCTCTGCACAATCTGCGGGCTCGGATAGCGCGTGCGGCAAACGCAGGGAATGACGATGCCTTGCTAGCAACGACCGTTTTCTTATGCGTGTTTGAGGTGAGTTGATTTCATTCTTCCTGTTTGGTTAGGCCTTGAGACGCTGAACGTCGTCACATTTCAAGAATCTCCGATCTGATACACAATTCAATCTCAACCTACACCTAACAGGTACTGGTGCGCTGCTCACTCAACGAGACTCCGCCGAAACTCAAGTTAATCCTCGGTCGGTCACTGTGTTTGAACGGCTCTGCGCAGAATCCTTCCTCTATCATAGTTCGCTTATGATGTTGTTCAACCCGTCTCTGGATGCCCTGGCAAATACTGGCTACACCCTGAACTGGACCCGATACTTCTCCAACTCGCAACCTGAAGCAGAGGTCTGGTCGAACAAGAAGACTCAGTCAGTTCTCGATGCACCATACAATCTGTTCCTTCTCATTGCTGGCGTGACTCGGCTTGCTCGTGTCACTCGCCCCCTGAACGAGGGTGAAGTTGAGACGTGGAAGGAACTCAACTACCAGCTACTGCAGTTCAAGCAGACTACAAGCCACGATGCCTATCAGCTGCACTTCGAGGCCATGCATATTATTCTCCTGAAGGTGCATCCCATTCTTCCAGAATCAGAGGTTATGGAGCAAGTATACCGTGTTCTGCAAGATGGATCATCTATCCTGTATGCTCTCGATACACACAGCAATCTTCTCGCATACTTGCTCTGGACCTTGACCGTCCTAGGTTCCATTGCAGTGGATTCCCAGACCCGCCGCTtggtcaaggccaagattgaTGAGTTAGCTCGCAGAAGACATGGGCTTGTTACCCGAACACAAAAATGTTTACGATATATTTGGGACTTGCCCCAAGATGACAGGGCTATGATGACAGGAAGGGGACTACGGATTCTAGTTGGAGGGTCCCAAATTGGCGAGGAATGTGTCTAGTAACAAATCTCAGGCTGATAAGATGATTGCAGCTTTGACTAATGTTAACGATTTCATTTGGACAACACTTGCTCAACCACCTTAGCATGCTTCATTAATACTTCATCCTTCAGTCGACGACCAATGAGCTGCACATGGCAAGGAGCACCTTCCACCTCCTTAGGAAGATCTATATGAACCATTAGCTACCTAAGTTTTGAAGATCAATGGAAAATAACTCACAGTTCGGAATATAGGTAACGCCTCGCACGAATTTGGCATCGGCAGCCTCATTGGCGTGCCCGAATGGGATAACACAGGCAGGGTACTAAAATGAGCAGTCAGCATGACTTTTTGAGAAATTATCATGAGAATCATACGTCGATCATATTCCCAATCACCGTGTATACTGGGACCCCGAAGGTGTCATGCGGGACAGCACAGGATTGGTATCCTGGTGCTAGTATCACATCTAGTTTATTGTCAACGAAGACCTTTCGCATCTGGCCTGTGATCTCAGCTCGCGCCGCATTGAGGTCGAAGAGCCCACGAAGGGTAGGCTCGGGTTCATTGCCGGACAAACCGTAGGTAAACCGAAGCGATGGGATGAAAGGTTCGCCGCTCTTGGAGACATGGCCTAAAACAGTCTTATCTGGGTCGATGCGGAAGAATTTAAACGAAATATCAGCTGCATCTGTCAGAGAAGGGAGTTTTCAAGAAAGGTCCCCGATACGACGCCCCGCCGCCTTGAGCTTCCCTACAGCTTCTTCTAACGCCGCTGCATATTGGGATGGAGAGGAGTCTTGGGATCCTCAGGGAAGAGGCCGACGTAAGGGTGTCGCTGGATCGAGGTGCTGGATCGCTCCAGGCGAGGCCAAGAGCGTTGTCGTCCATGTCGTCTGCATGAGCATCAAAAGTGACCTTTAGTAGCAGCTCTGCGTCGCGGGCAGAGTGACACAGCGGACCTGCCACGGGCGCAATACCAGTCATGCCGGGACGGCTACGCTGGCTTGTTTGGCGTAAGGCACGCGACCCACGGAAGGCTTGAAGCCAAATATGCCGCAGCACAAGTCAGGGATGCGGATAGAGCCCGCAATATCGGTTCCTATACCCAAAATAGATCCGCGCATGGCCACCAGTGCCCCCTCACCACCACTGCTGCCGCCGGCtgtgaggttgagatggatggggTTCAGAACTCGACCAAAGACGTTGTTATGAGAATCGGCCGTCATCATGGTTTGGGGTACATCTGTCTTAGCGTAGAACACGGCACCCGCAGCCAGTAGGATGTCGGCCAACACTGAGTTTTTGGTGGATAGTTCATGTTCTAGAAACGATACCAGCCCAAGAGAAGACGGTACTCCCTTCACGTTGAACGTTTCCTTGAGACTGATGGGTACTCCGTGTAGGGGTCCTACTGGTTTGCCGTGAAGAGCCAGATACTCGTCTAGTTGTTGGGCTCGCGCCAGGCCCATAGGAAACATGGTCTCGGTCAAGCAGCATGTGAGTTGCTGCGCAATAGCGCTACGCTTGCAAAAGGCAGTGGCCACTTCGACAGCACTAAATTCTCCTGCAGCGAGCTTGTCGCGTAGTGCCGTAGCATCGAAGCTCTCTGTGATAAAAAGCTCTCGGTCAGTGAGGAGGCCGCATGTCTTGGGGATATCCAAGACTGAGAGCTTATCACGAGAGGTCTGCTGGAGCAATTCTGCCGGCAAGTGCCATTCCGCAGGAATTCTTGCCTTGGCTTCGGCTTGCTTGGCCGAGGCCTTCTGTTGCCAGGTGAGAGCAGGCATGATAACAACAGGGAGAAGGGTGAAAATTGAGTTGTACTTTTAATCCGAGACAGAAGATATGGCGAGTTTCTCATTAATATACCGAGTTACAGAGTAGTCCTCCCACTTGTCGCGGCATCTGGCAGAGGACTAATTTACCGACTCTGGTTTCCGAGTTGGGCCCTGGCACTTACCCCGCGAAACTGTTGCGGGCAATCAGAAACATTTGCGCCGCCGAGGAGATATAGCTTGACTTCACTTTCCAAAAGTTACTTATTAGGGTGGGGCCAATATCCCCAGACCATTAGAGACTGGTCTACCCAATCATGCACTTTTGCGCCGAGATGAGTGTTCATGATAAAGCACGCTCACGTGTGAGCAGCATTAAAGGAGAGACATAATTCCAGAGGCTTAGCAAATCATCGAAACAAAGGAAGAATCAACCATGACGGTGTTCGCTAAGCAAGATATTCAGCGTGCTGTCGATGAATACATCGCTACACTAGATTCCTCTCTCTGGGCGTTGAATCAACAGGTGCCTATAGCATTAGTCAGATTTGTTGAGAGACTCATCGACCTAACCAAATCAACAGATTCACCGAAACCCAGAGCTGGCGTATCAAGAACACCATGCTCATGATGCTATCTGCGAGTTTCTTGAGGCCCACGACATCCCCGCAACCCGCCACGCGCATGGCCTCAGCACTGCGTTCGAAGCTATTGCCGGCAGCGAATCCGGTCGCTGCGTCAATTTCAATGCTGAATATGATGCTTTGCCAAATATTGGACATGCATGTGGCCACAATCTCATCGCCACGGCAAGCCTTACCGGTTTTATGGCCCTTGCCTTTCTGATCCGGAAGCTCGGGCTTCTGGGCCAGGCACAGTTGTTGGGTACGCCTGCGGAGGAGGATGGTGGAGGAAAGATCGATCTGATCAGCAAGGGAGCATATGACAATGTGGACGTCTCATTGATGATGTGAGAGCTCCCTGCGCCCCCATTCCTGGAACAAAAACTCATTCAAACAGGCATCCCTTCTCAGTCGATGAGTTTCCAGACCCCAATGTTGTTGGCATCGCAGGTCGAGCCTCTATCTCGCGCTACGACATTGTCGCTACATTTCACGGGGTCAACGCGCATGCCAGTGCTAGTCCTTGGCAAGGCGTAAATGCGCTCGACGCTCTCGTAGGCGCTTATAATAACATCTCAATGCTACGTCAGCAGCTGCATCCTGACGAGAGAGTCCATGGAGCCATCCTCCAAGCGCCAGGCATCACCAACGCCATTCCTGAGACCACTCAGACTAAATATACCGTTCGCAGTCGCACCATCAACAGGGTCAAGGCGCTGGGTGCCCGTGTCGAGAAATGCCTGGAGGCAGGTGCATTGGCCTCTGGATGTGAGCTGGAGATTCAGTCGTCTCAGATCTTCGCGGATCTGGTAGTAAACAAGCCATTGTGCAAAGGGTTTCAGGAGTGCATGGCAGATCAGGGTGAGCAGCTGTTGGATCTCGACAAGGTGCTGATGTCTGGATCTACTGACCAGGGCAATGTCTCGCAAATCATGCCGGCACTCCACGCCCTTGTCGGTATCCCGGTCCGCGATGGTGCCAAGAACCACACGCGGCAATTCACTACGGCTGCGGGAACCCAAGAGGCGCATCGGCAGACAATCACGGCAGGCAAAGCTTTGGCTATGACTGGGTGGATGGTTCTTGTGGATGATGAGTTTTATCAGAATGTAAAGGACGATTTTGTTGCGTCCAAGGGAACAGCTTTGTAGGGGCTAGGACGTTGTTGTCTTAGGGTGAAATATTCTCCTCTAATAGCAATAGCTGCAAGACACTGTCCTTGCCACCACCTTAATCCATGCCTGATTTCGCCTAGCTACCATCATTCCCAACCCAATCATATACATTTGCGCCGCGCTTTTTCTGGGGTAAAAATCCACTCTTGTTTCCGGGGTATGCCGGAGACCATAAGCTTCCCCACATTGAGATAGATATGCTCGATTGGTAGGTTTTCAAAATGCGGACAAGTGCTCATTGACACAGTCAATATGCCATGAAAATGTTAAATAGAAGGGCTCTGGCTCCTCCTTTATTGCTTGGATCATTAGCAACTTTCACGATTCTTATACACTACTACTTCTCATCTCGATCTATTCTTCCATGGAGTCTTCCAAACCCAGCGAGACACAGTCCCCGACTTTCGAGGCGGATTTACGTCAACAAGACTGGTGTGCAGAACAATGTCGTTATTGACCTCCAATCCGAGGAAGTTCGCCGAGTGCGGTGGAAGATCGACTTGATGATGCTTCCTCTGCTCGGAGTCAGCTACTTCCTGCAATTCCTTGACAAGCAGTCCCTTAGCTATAGTTCCTTGCTGGGCATGATCCCGGACACCAAGCTCCAGGGCTCTCAGTACTCATGGGTCGCCTCGATCTTCTACTTTGGATATATTTTCTGGTCCTACCCGACCGCGTTCCTGGCTGCGCGCCTGCCTATTGGCAAATACCTTGCGGGAACCGTGTATGTATTATTCTCCCGTTTCTGACTTTGATCTCATCTAACAGCTTCACAGTATCGTCTGGGCCATCGTTCTCATGTGTCATGGTGCCTGCCATAACTTCTTGGGCCTCATGATCACCCGATTTTTCCTCGGTGCGTTCGAAGCGGCCCTGGCGCCGGGCTTCTCTCTCGTCATGGGAATGTGGTATACTCGTCGGGAGCAGCCTCTTCGCTACGGTCTGTGGTTCTGTGGCGGCCCGGTGGCCACCTTGTTTGGAGGCCTGATTGCGTATGCGATCGGTCATCTTGAAGGTGACTTGCCGACCTGGCGATATTTGTTTATTATCCTTGGCGCCGTCACAGCCGTGTGGGGCATTTTCATGCTCGTGCTGCTTCCAGATTGTCCATCCGACGCAATCTGGCTGTCAAGTGCACAACGCGAGACGGCCGTATATCGGATTCAGGCTGACACTCAAGGAAGCAGCAAAGGATCGTTCAAGATGTATCAAGCCTTGGAAGCCCTGCAGGACCCTGTGACTTGGTTGTTGTGTCTTTACACCTTCTGCACCAACATCGCTAACGGCGGCTTGACCGCGTTTGGATCACTTGTCATCAGAGGCTTTGGATACAAGGGCCTTCAGGCACTGCTTATCCAGATGCCCACAGGGGCGGCGCAGCTCGGCTTTGTCATCATCAGCTGCACTCTTTGCTCTTGGCTTCCCAATATTCGCacgatcatgatgatgtgTCTCACCATAATCAGCCTTATCGGCATGGTCCTCATGTACGCTCTTGACTCAACCAACCAGTCTGGCCGTCTGGCTGGGTTTTGTTTGAGTCTGGCGTTCTCCGCAAACATGCCCTTGGCCATGTCCCTTATTACCAGCAACCTTGCTGGATTCACCAAGAGGGCCGTGGTCAATGCTTGCGTGTTGATTATGTACAGTGCAGGAAACATTGTGGGTCCCCAGTTCTTCAATGTCAATGACGCTCCAAATTATCCAAAGGGTATCAAGGCCAGCCTCATCGGTCTTGCACTTGCAACCTTTTGGGTATTGTGTCTCCGTATCTACCTTACTTGGCAAAACAAAAAGCGAGACCGGAACTCATCAGAGGAGACAGGTGCAGTGCAACGTCAAATCTTGCTGATGGAGGATAAGACTGACTGGGAGGTCGCTGCGTGTCGCTATGTGTTATAAAGGGTGTCGATATATGTGATAAGACATACCTATTgatattatttttaaagGTGCAAACAACACACCACCGAAAAGTCATACACAGGCAGGTGAAATGCCTGAACTTCTGAGACTTGATTTCCACGGGAATTACAAGCTCAGTTGAGACAGGATTTTCTTCATAAAACAGATAATCCAGTGATCAAACGATAATATCAGAAATTGTAGAGGCAATCCTCAAATCTATTATCAAAAGTGTTAAAAGTCCAttaaaaagatataaaaaagcATATATAAAAGGCATAAAAGCATAATCTGCAGTACAAAGAGAAGCCTGTCCCCTTTTACCTGGCATTATCGAGAATACACGTCACTTTCTTACCCTGCACATCCTCCGTAGTGTGCCTTTTATCCGCGTCACAACACAACCCTTATCTTTTCTTTTACTAACTTTCAATTTCCCTAACCGTAACTACTTACTCTAATAGCGCTTACCCTCTCTTCCTATACCTATGTAATGAGGCCCCGAAGAAGGAAAATAACATAAGTGCCGCTGGCTGGCGTTGCTGGAGAAGCTTAAAATAATGGCTTGGAACAACAAATATAAACAGCAAGGAACCACTTTCTTTTTTGTAACTTGGCCACTGATTTGTCAGCTCGATATCCGTCGTCTCAAATTGAGTGACGAGAGCATGGTATCTCCGCAGAACATCGAGAGCCTCGTCGTAAGTTTTTTTTCGTTGCTTTTTTCCCATACCTCGACAAGCCGGCTAAAGTACCCGGCTTCCTCGCCCATACTCTTATTAGGATCAAGACTCCGCCAGTTCCCAATGCTTACGATGGCATTAAAATTATCGCTCTCAATAGCAGGCCGATTGTCCTCTATAACCGACTTAATGCCCCGTATCAGACGGATCCAAACGGTGCCTAATACACGATCCCTATGATCTTCAATGCAAATATCGCTGTTACGACCGAGGCGCCCTAGAGTTAAAAACACGTAGAACATATTCAGCAAACTCCAGAGAAATACCGAGGATCCTTGCTCAATGTCGTTTCTGCACTGGCTGACGGCTGTATGGAATCCCTGAAGCGACCTGATGTGGTGCTCCGAGGCAATTTCCATGTACGTGGACTTTCTGATGGGGAGAGATATGCAAGATGCAAAGCGGCCACGCTCATGATTTCTTAGAGAACATATAGATGCTGAAGGGCGACGCTCGTGGCTGTGTTCTGTCAAAAGTTGCGTATCTCCTTGTCTTTTGCTACCTGCTGGCTGGTGGACGCGGTCCAGTGGTGGAGTAGCGTCATGTCGTGTAGATTAAAGAGGACATCCGATCTACTCGGGGCCGGTGAGGCTATAGAGGCGGGTGCGACAGAGGTGGAAGAAGTAAAGGGACTATGTTGCTGTGAACAAGGGTGGTCCGTTGTGGTAAGATGCGAAGTCGATGTTAATATGGTAACGTTTTGGGTCGACGGCGAGGTTGAAGGCACTGGTGATACCGCGACCTTGTTATGAACAAGTGGGGGATAATTGCATGATACGCCTCGGCGGGCGCAGGCGCTGCAATTTGGCTTCTCCTCGCTACACTTTTGCCGGAAAGGCAAGCATGAATGTTAGTTAGTACTACAAGACTATGCACCAAGCTTGGTCCGCGGACCCGAGAGGCTTGATACATATTGCGTGTCTTAGAGGCAATACGGTGGGATGGTGGGACTGAATAGCCATCTGAACCCACCCATATAAAGTGCTTACCTTGACACGACGTTTCTTGCAGTTGAAACAGCCCGTTCTGACTTTTCTGTAACGCCGCTTATGGATCTCATAATTATCCGATGTCTCGGAAACCTCGCGTCGCAGGCTGATATCGGCTCGTTCTTTTTTCACTATTTATACACGAAGCCCCTATCAGCACCTGGTATACAAGTTAAAACTCAAA
This is a stretch of genomic DNA from Fusarium oxysporum f. sp. lycopersici 4287 supercont2.52 genomic scaffold, whole genome shotgun sequence. It encodes these proteins:
- a CDS encoding uncharacterized protein (At least one base has a quality score < 10) — protein: MKGSPLLETWPKTVLSGSMRKNLNEISAASVREGSFQERSPIRRPAALSFPTASSNAAAYWDGEESWDPQGRGRRKGVAGSRCWIAPGEAKSVVVHVVCMSIKSDL
- a CDS encoding uncharacterized protein (At least one base has a quality score < 10) — translated: MLNRRALAPPLLLGSLATFTILIHYYFSSRSILPWSLPNPARHSPRLSRRIYVNKTGVQNNVVIDLQSEEVRRVRWKIDLMMLPLLGVSYFLQFLDKQSLSYSSLLGMIPDTKLQGSQYSWVASIFYFGYIFWSYPTAFLAARLPIGKYLAGTVIVWAIVLMCHGACHNFLGLMITRFFLGAFEAALAPGFSLVMGMWYTRREQPLRYGLWFCGGPVATLFGGLIAYAIGHLEGDLPTWRYLFIILGAVTAVWGIFMLVLLPDCPSDAIWLSSAQRETAVYRIQADTQGSSKGSFKMYQALEALQDPVTWLLCLYTFCTNIANGGLTAFGSLVIRGFGYKGLQALLIQMPTGAAQLGFVIISCTLCSWLPNIRTIMMMCLTIISLIGMVLMYALDSTNQSGRLAGFCLSLAFSANMPLAMSLITSNLAGFTKRAVVNACVLIMYSAGNIVGPQFFNVNDAPNYPKGIKASLIGLALATFWVLCLRIYLTWQNKKRDRNSSEETGAVQRQILLMEDKTDWEVAACRYVL
- a CDS encoding amidase (At least one base has a quality score < 10); translated protein: MPALTWQQKASAKQAEAKARIPAEWHLPAELLQQTSRDKLSVLDIPKTCGLLTDRELFITESFDATALRDKLAAGEFSAVEVATAFCKRSAIAQQLTCCLTETMFPMGLARAQQLDEYLALHGKPVGPLHGVPISLKETFNVKGVPSSLGLVSFLEHELSTKNSVLADILLAAGAVFYAKTDVPQTMMTADSHNNVFGRVLNPIHLNLTAGGSSGGEGALVAMRGSILGIGTDIAGSIRIPDLCCGIFGFKPSVGRVPYAKQASVAVPA